Below is a window of Pseudomonas eucalypticola DNA.
GCGTAAAACTGTTGCGCCTGGCACCTGATGAGCATGTGCTGGTGCTGACGATGCACCATATCGTTTCAGATGGTTGGTCCATGCCCATCATGGTCGATGAACTCGTGCAATGTTATGCAGGCCTTTGTGCCGGTCGGCCGGCGCAGTTTCCTGCGTTGCCCATCCAGTATGCCGACTATGCCATCTGGCAGCGCCGGTGGATGGAGGCGGGAGAGCAGGACAGACAACTGGCCTACTGGAAGGCGCAACTGGGCAGCGACAATCCCGTTTTGGAGTTACCCACCGATCATCCCCGCCCTGCGAACCAGAGTTATGCCGGAGCCACGCTGAGCATCGAGTTGAATCGCGAACTGGTCCGGCAACTCAAACAGCTTGCCAAACAACAGGGTGTAACACTGTTCATGGTGCTGCTGGCCAGCTTCCAGGCATTGCTACACCGTTACTCCGGCCAGAATGACGTGCGTGTGGGCGTGCCCATCGCCAACCGTAACCGAGCGGAAACGGAAAGGCTTATCGGCTTTTTCGTCAACACCCAGGTGCTCAAGGCCGAGTTCGATCCGCAGACCACTTTCACGGCACTGCTGCAACAGGTGCAACACACATCGCTGGCCGCGCAAGCGCACCAGGATCTGCCGTTCGAGCAGCTTGTAGAGGCGCTCCACCCGCAGCGCAGTCTGAGCCAGAGCCCTTTGTTCCAGGTGATGTACAACCACCAGACCCAAGTGAAAGGCGAAAGCCGCAGCCTGCCCGGCTTGACCGTAGAGGGGCTTCACTGGGGCATCACCACTGCGCAGTTCGATCTCACCCTTGATACCTTCGAGTATGAGCATGATCTCGGTGCTTCGCTGCGCTATGCCACCGCGTTGTTTGAACCACGGACCATCGAGGCACTCGCCAGGCATTGGCGTCACCTGCTCGAGGCGATCGTCAAGCAGCCTGGGCAACTCATCGCAGAGCTGCCGTTGCTCGATGCTCAGGAGCGTGGGCAGGTCATAAATGACTGGAATCCTGAACCGCGGACCTTTCCGGCCGACCTGTGCCTGCACCAGCTGATCGAGGCACAGACTGCCCGGGCGCCCGATGCCGTCGCCGTTGTGTTCGAACAACAGGTCCTGACCTACCAGCAACTTAACCAGCGCGCCAACCAGCTGGCGCATAAATTGCGTGAGCAGGGCGTCGGACCGGATGTCATGGTGGGCATCGCCGTGGAGCGCAGCCTGGACATGGTGGTCGGCCTGCTGGGGATCCTCAAGGCCGGCGGCGCCTATGTACCGCTGGACCCTGAATATCCGCATGAGCGCTTGGCTTACATGATGGCCGACAGCGGCATCCAGTTGCTGCTGACCCAGGAACACGTGCTGGCGCGACTTCCCGTGCCTTCCGGCGTACAAAGCCTGCTGTTGACGGCGTTTCCTGGTTACAGCGATGCCAACCCGATCAATCTTGCGCGGCCTGAGAACCTGGCGTACGTGATCTATACATCGGGGTCCACGGGTAAGCCAAAGGGCACGTTGTTGCCCCATCACAACGTGATGCGTTTGTTCCAGGCTACACAGGGATGGTTCCAGTTCAATGAGCGGGACGTATGGAGCGTATTCCATTCCTATGCGTTCGATTTCTCGGTATGGGAGCTGTTCGGGGCGCTGCTGCACGGTGCCAAGGCCGTGATCGTGGCCAAGGATGTGGCACGTTCGCCCGAAGATTTCCATGCGTTGCTGGTGCGGGAACACGTGACCGTGCTCAATCAGACCCCCTCGGCGTTCAAGCAACTGATCCCGCTGGCCTGCGAGAGCCAGCATGGGCTAGCCTTGCGCTACGTGGTGTTTGGCGGTGAAGCGCTTGATGTAGGCAGCCTGGGTCCGTGGTTCGAGCGTTTTGGCGACCAGCAACCCCAATTGATCAACATGTATGGCATCACCGAAACCACGGTGCATGTGACGTACCGTCCGCTGAGCCGTGCCGACCTGGTGCAGGAAGGCGTCAGCCCGATCGGCGAGGTGATACCGGACTTGTCCTGGTACTTGCTGGATCACCACCTGAACGTGACTGCCCCTGGCTGCAATGGCGAACTTCACGTGGGGCAGGCAGGCCTGGCTCGCGGTTATCACGGCAGGGCGGCGTTGACGGCCGAGCGGTTCATTCCCGATCCCTTTGATACCAGCGAACAAGGCGGGGGGCGGCTCTATCGCACCGGTGACCTGGCACGCTACCGCGCGAGCGGCGTGGTCGAGTATGCAGGACGCATCGACCATCAGGTGAAGATTCGCGGTTTCCGCATCGAACTTGGAGAGATCGAGGCCAAATTGCAGGAGCATGCGGCCATTCGCGAGGCGCTGGTTCTGGACATCGACGGCCCCGGCGGCAAGCAACTGGCAGCCTATCTGCTGTTGACGCAGGGGCAGGCTGCGCAAGATCACGGCACACTGCGCGACCAATTGCGCGAGCATCTCAAGGCACTGTTGCCGGACTACATGGTGCCTGCGCATTTGATGTTCCTGGAAACGTTTCCACTGACCAGCAATGGCAAGCTGGACCGCAAGGCGCTGCCGGCGCCGGATGTCAGCGCCCAGCAGCATGAATACGTGGCCCCGCAAAGTGAGCTGGAACAGCAGATCGCGGCCATCTGGGCCGATGTGCTCAAGGTCGAGAAAGTCGGCCTCACCGACAACTTCTTCGAACTGGGCGGCGACTCGATCATCTCGATCCAGGTGGTCAGCCGGGCGCGTCAGGTCGGCATCCGCTTCACCCCCAAGGAACTGTTCCAGCACCAGACGGTGCAGGGCCTGGCTTCGGTCGCCAAGCAAGGTGACACCGACAGCCTGAAGATCGATCAGGGGCCGGTGACGGGCGAGGCCTTGCTGCTGCCGATTCATCAGCACTTTTTCGCATCGGACATTCCCCAGCGCCACCACTGGAACCAGGCCTTGCTGCTCAAGCCGGGGCAGGCGTTGAACGGGGATACCCTGGCGCAGGCGCTGCAGGCGTTGATCGTGCACCACGACGCCCTGCGCTTGAGCTTCGTCGAAAGCGCGGGCACCTGGACGGCCCATTATCGGGCCGTGGACCAGCAGCCGGTGCTGTGGCAACGCGAGGTCAAGGATGCGCACGCACTGGAGGCCCTGTGCAACGAGGCCCAGGCCAGCCTGAACCTGCAGGAAGGTCCGCTGCTGCGGGCGGTGCTGGCCACCTTGGCCGACGGTAGCCAGCGCCTGCTGCTGGCCCTCCACCACCTGGTGGTGGATGGGGTGTCCTGGCGTATCCTGCTGGAAGACCTGCAAGCGGCCTACCAGCAGCTGGACGCTGGCCAGGCCCCTCAGCTGCCGGCCAAGACCAGCTCGACCCAGGCCTGGGCCGAACACCTGCAAACCTATGCCCACAGCGAAACGCTACAAGCGCAACGGGCCTACTGGCACGCCCAGCTGGAAGGCGCCAGCGCCGACCTGCCGTGCGACAACCCAGAAGGTTCGCTGCAGGGCATTCATGCGGGCAACGCCCACACCCGACTGGACGCCACCCTGACGCGCCAACTGCTGCAACAAGCCCCGGCCGCGTACCGCACCCAGGTCAACGACCTGTTGCTGACGGCGCTGGCCCGGGTCATCGCCCGCTGGACCCAGCGCGATGACGTACTGGTGCAACTGGAAGGCCACGGCCGCGAAGAGCTGTTCGACACCGTCGACCTGACCCGCACCGTGGGCTGGTTCACCAGCCTGTTCCCGGTCAAGCTCAGCGCCGCCTCATCGCTGGATACCTCGATCAAGCAGATCAAGGAACAGCTGCGCGCCGTCCCTGACAAAGGCATCGGCTTCGGTGCCCTGCGTTACCTGGGTGACGAACCGGGCCTGGCACAACTGCCGGTGCCACGCATCACCTTCAACTACCTGGGCCAATTCGACGGCAGCTTCGCCGAAGGCGACAGCGCGTTCTTGACCCCGGCCATGGAACTGGCCGGCGCCAGCCAGAGCGAAACAGCGCCGCTGGCCAACTGGCTGGCGGTCAACGGCAAGGTCTATGGCGGCGAACTGAGCCTGAACTGGACCTTCAGCCGCGCGATGTTCAACGACGCGACCATCGAAGCGCTTGCCGCCGACTACGCCGAGGAACTCCAGGCGCTGGTAGCCCATTGCATCGAGCCCGGGCACGCCGGCCTGACCCCATCGGACGTGCCGCTGGCCCAGCTGAGTCAGGCGCAGCTGGACAGCCTGGCCATCCCGGCATCGCAGATCGAAGACCTGTACCCGCTGTCGCCCATGCAGCAGGGCATGCTGTTCCACGCCCTGTACGAGCAGGGTAGCGGGCACTACATCAACCAGATGCGGGTGGACGTCAAGGGCCTGGACGTGGATCGTTTCCAGGCCGCGTGGCAAGCCGCCGTGGACCGCCATGAGGTGCTGCGCGCCAACTTCGTCAACGGCTTCGAGCAGCCGTTGCAGGTGATCCGCAAGCAGGTAAAGCTGCCGTTCACGCGTCTGGAATGGCAGGGTACGCCGAACATCGAGCAGGCGCTCGATACCTGGGTCGAGGCGGAGCGTGCCCAGGGTTTCAACCTGGAGCGCGATCCGCTGATCCGGATCACCGTCATCCGCACTGCAACCGATACCCACCATGTGGTCTACACCAGCCACCACATTCTCATGGACGGCTGGAGCAACTCGCGTCTGCTGGGTGAAGTGCTGCAGGCCTATGGGGCGGTGCCAAATGCGGTCCAGCCTGGGCGCTATCGTGACTATATCGGCTGGTTGCATGCGCAGGACCCCGTCCACACGCAGACCTTCTGGCAACTGCAGCTCAATTCGTTTCAGGGGCCTACGCTTCTCGCGCAAGCCATGCCCAAGTACGACCTCGCTTCAGGCACTCGGCACGCCGAGCATTTGCAGGTGATTGATTCACCGCAGACAGCCCGCCTCAACAGCTTTGCCCGACAGCATCGCGTAACAGTCAACACCTTGGTGCAGGCCGCCTGGTTACTGCTGCTGCAGCGCTACACCGGGCAGGCCTGCGTGACCTTCGGCGCGACCGTCTCCGGACGCCCTGCAGACCTTAAAGGCGTCGAGCAACAGTTGGGGCTGTTCATCAACACGTTGCCGGTCATTGCCAGTCCCCGTGCCGAGCAGCGGGTCAGCGAGTGGATCGAGCAGGTTCAAGCCCAGAACCTGGCCTTGCGCGAGTACGAACACAGCTCACTGTCTGAGATCCAGCGCTGGGCTGGTGCTGCCAGCGAGGGCCTGTTCGACACGCTACTGGTGTTCGAGAATTACCCGGTCAGCGAAGCGCTGCAACAAGGTGCCCCGGCACGGCTTGAATTTTCAGGTACGCACCACCTTGAGCAGACCAACTACCCCCTGACGCTGCTGATGGGTTTGGGTGAGACGCTGTCTATCCATTACAGCTATGACCGTGACCATTTCAGCGATGCTGGTGTGGCGCAAATTGCCAGCCATTTCGCGCAGGTGCTGCAGTCCTTGGTGGGAGATTCGGAGCGTTGCATTGCCGAACTTGCGATGCTGAGCGTTGATGAGCAACAGCAGATCCTCGTCGACTGGAACCGTACCGCGCAGCCTTACCCGGCCGAGCAGTGCGTGCACCAGCTGGTCGAAGCCCAGGCGGCCCGCACCCCGGATGCCGTGGCGCTGGTGCATGGCGAGCAAGAACTGACCTACCAGCAACTCAATGGCCGTGCCAACCAACTGGCCCGTCAGCTGCGCGAACTGGGCGTCGGCCCCGATGTATTGGTCGGCGTGGCCCTGGCGCGTGGCCTGGACCTGGTGGTGAGCCTGCTGGCCATTCTCAAGGCCGGTGGCGCCTACGTGCCGCTGGACCCGGCCTATCCGCAGGAACGTCTGGCCTACATGCTGCAAGACAGCCAGGCACGGGTACTGCTGTCACAAGCGTCGTTGCTACAGCACCTGCCTCAAGACACCCCGGCCCACCTCGTGCTGCTCGATACCCTGGCACTGCAGGACTCTGCCAGCGACAACCTCACCCCCCTCAGCGCCCCGCAGAACCTGGCCGTCAGCATCTACACCTCCGGCTCCACCGGGCTGCCCAAGGGCGTGCTGATCGAGCACCGCAACATCGCTGCGCTGATCGGCTGGGCACACACGGTATACAGCCAGGACGACCTGAAGGGCGTGCTGGCGTGTACCTCGATCTGCTTCGACCTGTCGGTGTGGGAGCTGTTCGTGACCCTGTCGGCCGGCGGCTACGCGGTCATCGCGCAAAACGCCCTGGCGCTGCCACTGCTGGCAGCCAAGGACCGCGTGCACCTGATCAACACCGTGCCGTCGGCCATCAAGGCCCTGCATGATGCCGGGCAGATCCCGGCCAGCGTGCGCATCATCAACCTGGCGGGCGAACCGCTCAAGCAGGCGCTGGTGGACAACCTCTACGGCCTGGGCCATGTACAGCACGTCCATGACCTGTACGGCCCTTCGGAGGACACCACCTATTCCACCTGCACCCGCCGCGAGGCCGGTGGCCAGGCCAATATCGGCCGCCCCATCGCCAACAGCGCCGGCTACGTACTGGACGGCACTGGCAACCCGTTGCCGGTGGGTGGGGCAGGGGAGTTCTGCCTGGCCGGTGCCGGTCTGGCGCGAGGCTACCTGGGCCGTGCGGCCTTGACTGCCGAGAAATTCCTGCCCAACCCGTTCGACACCAGCGCCCAGGGCGGTGGCCGCCTGTACCGCACCGGTGACCTGACGCGCTACCGCGCGGACGGGGTGATCGAGTACGTCGGGCGCATCGACCATCAGGTGAAGATTCGCGGCTTCCGCATCGAACTGGGGGAAATCGAGCTCACGCTGTTGGCTCACCCATCGGTGCGCGAGGCGGTAGTGGTCGACATCGAGGGCCCTGGCGGGCGGCAGTTGGTGGCCTACCTGGTGGCCGACGGCGACGTCCAGGGGCTGCGCGAACACCTCAAGACCACGTTGCCGGACTACATGGTGCCGGCGCATCTGGTGTCCCTGGACGCGCTGCCGCTGACGCCCAACGGCAAGCTGGACCGCAAGGCGCTGCCGGCGCCGGATGTCAGCGCCCAGCAGCATGAATACGTGGCCCCGCAAAGTGAGCTGGAACGGCAGATCGCGGCCATCTGGGCCGATGTGCTCAAGGTCGAGAAAGTCGGCCTCACCGACAACTTCTTCGAACTGGGCGGCGACTCGATCATTTCGATTCAGGTGGTCAGCCGGGCGCGTCAGGTTGGCATCCGCTTCACCCCCAAGGAACTGTTCCAGCACCAGACGGTGCAGGGCCTGGCTTCGGTCGCCAAGCAAGGTGACACCGACAGCCTGAAGATCGATCAGGGGCCGGTGACGGGCGAGGCCTTGCTGCTGCCGATTCATCAGCACTTTTTCGCATCGGACATTCCCCAACGCCACCACTGGAACCAGGCCTTGCTGCTCAAGCCGGGGCAGGCGTTGAACGGGGATACCCTGGCGCAGGCGCTGCAGGCGTTGATCGTGCACCACGACGCCCTGCGCTTGAGCTTCGTCGAAAGCGCGGGCACCTGGACGGCCCATTATCGGGCCGTGGACCAGCAGCCGGTGCTGTGGCAACGCGAGGTCAAGGACGCGCACGCACTGGAGGCCCTGTGCAACGAGGCCCAGGCCAGCCTGAACCTGCAGGAAGGTCCGCTGCTGCGGGCGGTGCTGGCCACCTTGGCCGACGGTAGCCAGCGCCTGCTGCTGGCTCTCCATCACCTGGTGGTGGATGGGGTGTCCTGGCGTATCCTGCTGGAAGACCTGCAAGCGGCCTACCAGCAGCTGGACGCTGGCCAGGCCCTTCAGCTGCCGGCCAAGACCAGCTCGACCCAGGCCTGGGCCGAACACCTGCAAACCTATGCCCACAGCGAAACGCTACAAGCGCAACGGGCCTACTGGCACGCCCAGCTGGAAGGCGCCAGCGCCGACCTGCCGTGCGACAACCCAGAAGGTTCGCTGCAAGGGACTTACGCTTGCACGGTTCAGACGCGGCTTGATCAGCAGGCTACCCGAGCTCTGCTGCAACAGGCCCCGGCCGCGTATCGCACCCAGGTCAACGACCTGTTGCTGACGGCGCTGGCCCGGGTCATCGCCCGCTGGACCCAGCGCGATGACGTGCTGGTGCAACTGGAAGGCCATGGCCGCGAAGAGCTGTTCGACACCGTCGACCTGACCCGCACCGTGGGCTGGTTCACCAGCCTGTTCCCGGTCAAGCTCAGCGCCGCCTCGTCGCTGGACACCTCGATCAAGCAGATCAAGGAACAGCTGCGCGCCATCCCTGACAAAGGCATCGGTTTTGGTGTATTGCAGTACATGGGGCCAGAGCAGGCGGACCAGGCGCTCAAGCAACTGCCGGTGCCAAGAATCACGTTCAATTACCTCGGCCAATTCGACGCCGCTCCCCAAGCGCAGCAAGCCCAGATGGCTGCTGACCTGTTCCTGCCTGCCACTGAAAGCGTGGGGCGCAGTCAATCGGCATCGGCCCCTTTGAGCAATTGGATGTTGATCAATGGCCAAGTGTTCGAGGGTGAGCTAAGCCTGGGGTGGACCTTCAGCAGTGAGATGTTCGATTCGCAGGTCGTCCAGCATTTGGCGGATGAGTACGCTCGCGAACTCCGGGCACTGATCGATCACTGCCTCACGCCGAGTGTTTGCGGCCTGACGCCATCGGACGTACCGATGGCAGGCCTGAACCAGCAGCAGTTGGACAGCCTGCCAATTGCCGCGGGCGACATCGAGGATATCTATCCGCTGTCGCCCATGCAGCAAGGCATGCTCTTTCACTCGGTCTATGAGCAGGAGCGTGGGAACTACATCAACCAGATGCGGGTGAATGTCACCGGCCTGGACCCGCTGCGCTTCAAGCGAGCCTGGGAGCTTGCGCTCGAACGCCATGAGGTACTACGTGCCGGTTTCGTGACCCAGTTCGAGCACCCGGTGCAGATAGTGCGCAAGGGGGCACGGTTACCCTTCGTGGAGCTGGACTGGAGCGGCCATCCATCGCTTGAGCAAGCTCTGGAGGAAAAAGCGTCTGCCGACCGTGTGCACGGTTTTGACTTGCAGGACGCACCGCTGCTGCGCCTGACCCTGGTGAAAACTGCGGAAGGTCAGCATCACCTCATCTACACCAACCACCACATCCTCATGGACGGCTGGAGCAACACTCAATTGCTGGGCGAGGTACTGCACAGTTACGGGGGCGGGACGATCAATGGGCAGGTCGGCCGCTACCGTGACTATATCGAGTGGCTGCACCGCCAGGACGCGCAGCAGCGTGAGGCATTCTGGCACCAGCAACTGGCGCCCTTGAACGAGCCAACGCGACTGGCCCAGGCACTCTGGCAGGACGACACGGCGCTGGGTGAGGGGCAAGCGGAATATCGGCATGTTGTCGATGCGCAGCACACCGAGGCCCTGAGTCGTTTTGCTCGCCAGCAACGCGTCACCGTCAATACGCTGGTGCAAGCTGCATGGCTGCTTCTGCTGCAGCGCTACACCGGTCAGCAAGGGGTTGCATTTGGTGCCACGGTAGCCGGTCGCCCTGCGGAGCTTCGTGGCGTGGAACAGCAATTGGGGCTGTTCATCAATACCTTGCCCGTGGTTGGCAACCCGCGGCCAGACCAGTGGGTAGGGGAATGGCTTGAGCACCTGCAAGCGCAAAATATCAGCCTGCGTGAATTCGAGCACACGCCTTTGTATGACATTCAGCGCTGGGCAGGGGTGGCCGGTGAGGGAATGTTCGACACCCTGCTGGTATTTGAAAACTACCCGGTATCCGAAGCACTGCAGCGGGGGGCGACGTCGGGTCTTGTCTTTGCTGGCACCCAGGTTCGCGAGCAGTCGAACTATCCGCTGACGCTGATGATTGGCCTGGGTCAGGAGTTGTCGATCAATTACCTCTTTGATCGAGCGTTCTACACCGAAGAGGGCGTGCGCCGGATTGCCGAGCACTTCAATTGCCTGTTGACCGCCCTCGCGGTGAATGCGCAGACCCCTGTCGGCAGGCTGCCAATGCGCGATGCTGACGATACGCAACGGGCCATCGGCCACCGTCCAACCCAGAGCCCATACCCTCAGGATCGTTGCGTTCACCATCTGTTCGAAGCTCAGGTGCACGCGACCCCCGATGCGCCAGCGTTGCTTTTCGGTGAGCAGACGGTGAGCTATCAGCAACTCAACGCTCGAGCGAATCAACTGGCGGCAAAGTTGCGTGAGCTGGGGGTCGGCCCAGATGTACTCGTGGGGATATCCGTGGA
It encodes the following:
- a CDS encoding non-ribosomal peptide synthase/polyketide synthase, which codes for MQALLDSVKSLSTKERQALAQLLKRQGVNLYGVTPISPRDLGETLSLSYAQQRQWFLWQLDPQGNAYNIPVGLRLSGALNLDALRASFEQLIDRHETLRTTFHLLDGQAVQVVHPTSPFDLQVAPLPTDGRDPQTLLKVLVEEEIGRPFDLEQGPLLRVKLLRLAPDEHVLVLTMHHIVSDGWSMPIMVDELVQCYAGLCAGRPAQFPALPIQYADYAIWQRRWMEAGEQDRQLAYWKAQLGSDNPVLELPTDHPRPANQSYAGATLSIELNRELVRQLKQLAKQQGVTLFMVLLASFQALLHRYSGQNDVRVGVPIANRNRAETERLIGFFVNTQVLKAEFDPQTTFTALLQQVQHTSLAAQAHQDLPFEQLVEALHPQRSLSQSPLFQVMYNHQTQVKGESRSLPGLTVEGLHWGITTAQFDLTLDTFEYEHDLGASLRYATALFEPRTIEALARHWRHLLEAIVKQPGQLIAELPLLDAQERGQVINDWNPEPRTFPADLCLHQLIEAQTARAPDAVAVVFEQQVLTYQQLNQRANQLAHKLREQGVGPDVMVGIAVERSLDMVVGLLGILKAGGAYVPLDPEYPHERLAYMMADSGIQLLLTQEHVLARLPVPSGVQSLLLTAFPGYSDANPINLARPENLAYVIYTSGSTGKPKGTLLPHHNVMRLFQATQGWFQFNERDVWSVFHSYAFDFSVWELFGALLHGAKAVIVAKDVARSPEDFHALLVREHVTVLNQTPSAFKQLIPLACESQHGLALRYVVFGGEALDVGSLGPWFERFGDQQPQLINMYGITETTVHVTYRPLSRADLVQEGVSPIGEVIPDLSWYLLDHHLNVTAPGCNGELHVGQAGLARGYHGRAALTAERFIPDPFDTSEQGGGRLYRTGDLARYRASGVVEYAGRIDHQVKIRGFRIELGEIEAKLQEHAAIREALVLDIDGPGGKQLAAYLLLTQGQAAQDHGTLRDQLREHLKALLPDYMVPAHLMFLETFPLTSNGKLDRKALPAPDVSAQQHEYVAPQSELEQQIAAIWADVLKVEKVGLTDNFFELGGDSIISIQVVSRARQVGIRFTPKELFQHQTVQGLASVAKQGDTDSLKIDQGPVTGEALLLPIHQHFFASDIPQRHHWNQALLLKPGQALNGDTLAQALQALIVHHDALRLSFVESAGTWTAHYRAVDQQPVLWQREVKDAHALEALCNEAQASLNLQEGPLLRAVLATLADGSQRLLLALHHLVVDGVSWRILLEDLQAAYQQLDAGQAPQLPAKTSSTQAWAEHLQTYAHSETLQAQRAYWHAQLEGASADLPCDNPEGSLQGIHAGNAHTRLDATLTRQLLQQAPAAYRTQVNDLLLTALARVIARWTQRDDVLVQLEGHGREELFDTVDLTRTVGWFTSLFPVKLSAASSLDTSIKQIKEQLRAVPDKGIGFGALRYLGDEPGLAQLPVPRITFNYLGQFDGSFAEGDSAFLTPAMELAGASQSETAPLANWLAVNGKVYGGELSLNWTFSRAMFNDATIEALAADYAEELQALVAHCIEPGHAGLTPSDVPLAQLSQAQLDSLAIPASQIEDLYPLSPMQQGMLFHALYEQGSGHYINQMRVDVKGLDVDRFQAAWQAAVDRHEVLRANFVNGFEQPLQVIRKQVKLPFTRLEWQGTPNIEQALDTWVEAERAQGFNLERDPLIRITVIRTATDTHHVVYTSHHILMDGWSNSRLLGEVLQAYGAVPNAVQPGRYRDYIGWLHAQDPVHTQTFWQLQLNSFQGPTLLAQAMPKYDLASGTRHAEHLQVIDSPQTARLNSFARQHRVTVNTLVQAAWLLLLQRYTGQACVTFGATVSGRPADLKGVEQQLGLFINTLPVIASPRAEQRVSEWIEQVQAQNLALREYEHSSLSEIQRWAGAASEGLFDTLLVFENYPVSEALQQGAPARLEFSGTHHLEQTNYPLTLLMGLGETLSIHYSYDRDHFSDAGVAQIASHFAQVLQSLVGDSERCIAELAMLSVDEQQQILVDWNRTAQPYPAEQCVHQLVEAQAARTPDAVALVHGEQELTYQQLNGRANQLARQLRELGVGPDVLVGVALARGLDLVVSLLAILKAGGAYVPLDPAYPQERLAYMLQDSQARVLLSQASLLQHLPQDTPAHLVLLDTLALQDSASDNLTPLSAPQNLAVSIYTSGSTGLPKGVLIEHRNIAALIGWAHTVYSQDDLKGVLACTSICFDLSVWELFVTLSAGGYAVIAQNALALPLLAAKDRVHLINTVPSAIKALHDAGQIPASVRIINLAGEPLKQALVDNLYGLGHVQHVHDLYGPSEDTTYSTCTRREAGGQANIGRPIANSAGYVLDGTGNPLPVGGAGEFCLAGAGLARGYLGRAALTAEKFLPNPFDTSAQGGGRLYRTGDLTRYRADGVIEYVGRIDHQVKIRGFRIELGEIELTLLAHPSVREAVVVDIEGPGGRQLVAYLVADGDVQGLREHLKTTLPDYMVPAHLVSLDALPLTPNGKLDRKALPAPDVSAQQHEYVAPQSELERQIAAIWADVLKVEKVGLTDNFFELGGDSIISIQVVSRARQVGIRFTPKELFQHQTVQGLASVAKQGDTDSLKIDQGPVTGEALLLPIHQHFFASDIPQRHHWNQALLLKPGQALNGDTLAQALQALIVHHDALRLSFVESAGTWTAHYRAVDQQPVLWQREVKDAHALEALCNEAQASLNLQEGPLLRAVLATLADGSQRLLLALHHLVVDGVSWRILLEDLQAAYQQLDAGQALQLPAKTSSTQAWAEHLQTYAHSETLQAQRAYWHAQLEGASADLPCDNPEGSLQGTYACTVQTRLDQQATRALLQQAPAAYRTQVNDLLLTALARVIARWTQRDDVLVQLEGHGREELFDTVDLTRTVGWFTSLFPVKLSAASSLDTSIKQIKEQLRAIPDKGIGFGVLQYMGPEQADQALKQLPVPRITFNYLGQFDAAPQAQQAQMAADLFLPATESVGRSQSASAPLSNWMLINGQVFEGELSLGWTFSSEMFDSQVVQHLADEYARELRALIDHCLTPSVCGLTPSDVPMAGLNQQQLDSLPIAAGDIEDIYPLSPMQQGMLFHSVYEQERGNYINQMRVNVTGLDPLRFKRAWELALERHEVLRAGFVTQFEHPVQIVRKGARLPFVELDWSGHPSLEQALEEKASADRVHGFDLQDAPLLRLTLVKTAEGQHHLIYTNHHILMDGWSNTQLLGEVLHSYGGGTINGQVGRYRDYIEWLHRQDAQQREAFWHQQLAPLNEPTRLAQALWQDDTALGEGQAEYRHVVDAQHTEALSRFARQQRVTVNTLVQAAWLLLLQRYTGQQGVAFGATVAGRPAELRGVEQQLGLFINTLPVVGNPRPDQWVGEWLEHLQAQNISLREFEHTPLYDIQRWAGVAGEGMFDTLLVFENYPVSEALQRGATSGLVFAGTQVREQSNYPLTLMIGLGQELSINYLFDRAFYTEEGVRRIAEHFNCLLTALAVNAQTPVGRLPMRDADDTQRAIGHRPTQSPYPQDRCVHHLFEAQVHATPDAPALLFGEQTVSYQQLNARANQLAAKLRELGVGPDVLVGISVERSVEMVVGLLAILKAGGAYVPLDPQYPRDRLAYMLENSGARLLLTLSHLRAQLPASGIQAWCMDTDWNQLQGYGCDNLEVTIHPEHLAYCIYTSGSTGQPKGVEVRHQALVNFLASMSSQPGIESTDRVLALTSLSFDIAALELYGPLLAGASVVLLADGQNKDPAALQSVLDQYRVNTVQATPSTWRMLVENVPSSVLAGCKVLTGGEALPRDLAEQLLQLGGCVWNLYGPTETTVWSAAHRLDPHHREPLLGTAIANTSLHVMSADLSATPVGVTGELLIGGDGLARGYQRRAALTAERFVPDPHEGSEQGGGRLYRTGDLVNYRPDGLLQYVGRIDHQVKIRGFRIELGEIEARLVAEAAIRHAVVVDIEAAGGKQLAAYLVPVAEQVPGADQLVALNNDLRERLRTSLPDYMIPAHWVWLPALPMTPNGKLDRKALPAPDAAQSQQGYVAPRSELEQQIAGIWAPLLNLDRVGLNDNFFELGGHSLLALSVLSRLQLALGLTVEPAALFQYPVLADFAAHIETMGSTGDFDEKLQRLDMLFEDFEVIE